In Nocardia higoensis, one genomic interval encodes:
- a CDS encoding DUF397 domain-containing protein: MATNAGGRPIRTGWFTSSRSNNGNQCVEVKFGADAVWIRDSKYRCGAAGEHAAQPVLSVTASEWDDLVARLRSGGPAPELITENAGGGVELRRDGTVLTFTRAEWDAFLGGVADGEFDRVPQPG; encoded by the coding sequence GCCACCAACGCCGGGGGCCGGCCGATTCGCACAGGCTGGTTCACCTCGTCCCGGTCCAACAACGGCAACCAGTGCGTCGAAGTGAAGTTCGGCGCGGACGCCGTGTGGATACGGGACAGCAAATATCGCTGCGGGGCCGCCGGCGAGCACGCGGCTCAGCCCGTCCTCTCGGTGACCGCGTCCGAATGGGACGACCTGGTGGCGCGGCTGCGGTCCGGTGGCCCGGCCCCCGAGTTGATCACCGAGAACGCCGGGGGCGGTGTGGAGTTGCGCCGTGACGGCACGGTGCTGACCTTCACCCGCGCCGAATGGGACGCCTTCCTCGGCGGGGTCGCCGACGGCGAATTCGACCGGGTTCCGCAGCCGGGCTGA
- a CDS encoding M13 family metallopeptidase yields MTSELISPSGIDLSHLDQAVRVQDDLFAHVNGKWLAEHEIPADRAVDGAFRDLYDQAELDVQAIIARCADGAYTTSGSTAGGNGGAANGTADARRIGDLYRSFMDTETVAAAGLSPIAGELAALRELADRSAFAALLGRWHRTGVSGAVGFYIDSDAKNSSRYLIQMYQSGLGLPDESYYRQDEYAEIRTAYIAHIERMFALAAADPRVGALLPPDLGTVGQRIFGIERALAAGHWDVVRRRDAELSYNLTTFEALRTEHPEFDWAAWTSALAEGVDRTGPELFAEVVVRQPDYLGVFARLWAETDLADWQAWAAWRLLHARAPYLTDDIVAENFDFYGRTLTGATENRERWKRGVSLVQELLGEAVGKLYVAEHFPPEAKAKMQEMVANLTEAYRRNITELAWMSPQTRQAALAKLEKFTPKIGYPDRWRDYSGLRIDPMDLLGNYRNGCAFEHDRELRKLGGPVDRDEWFMTPQTVNAYYNPGMNEIVFPAAILQPPFFDMNADDAANYGGIGAVIGHEIGHGFDDQGAKYDGDGNMIDWWTDADRAEFGKRTRALIEQYDVLSPKDLGEEHTVNGEFTIGENIGDLGGLSIALQAYEIALAAEQAPVIDGLTGLQRVFFGWAQVWRTKAREEEAIRRLAVDPHSPPEFRCNAVVRNIDVFHEAFGVEPGDALYLDPAERVRIW; encoded by the coding sequence GTGACCTCCGAGCTGATCAGTCCTTCCGGTATCGATCTATCCCACCTGGACCAGGCCGTCCGGGTCCAGGACGACCTGTTCGCGCACGTCAACGGCAAGTGGCTGGCCGAGCACGAGATTCCCGCCGACCGCGCCGTCGACGGCGCTTTCCGCGACCTGTACGACCAGGCCGAACTCGACGTGCAGGCCATCATCGCGCGGTGTGCCGACGGTGCGTACACCACGTCCGGCAGCACCGCCGGTGGGAACGGCGGTGCGGCGAACGGTACCGCCGACGCCCGTCGGATCGGCGACCTCTACCGATCCTTCATGGACACCGAGACGGTGGCGGCCGCGGGCTTGTCGCCGATCGCCGGGGAACTGGCCGCCCTACGCGAGCTGGCCGACCGCTCGGCCTTCGCGGCGCTGTTGGGGCGATGGCATCGCACCGGCGTGTCCGGCGCGGTCGGCTTCTACATCGATTCCGACGCCAAGAACTCCAGCCGGTACCTGATCCAGATGTACCAGTCCGGCCTCGGCCTGCCCGACGAGTCCTATTACCGCCAGGACGAATACGCCGAGATCAGAACGGCGTACATCGCCCACATCGAGCGCATGTTCGCCCTCGCGGCCGCCGACCCGCGCGTGGGCGCCCTGCTGCCGCCGGACCTCGGCACCGTCGGGCAGCGGATCTTCGGCATCGAACGCGCACTCGCCGCGGGCCACTGGGACGTGGTGCGCCGCCGCGATGCCGAGCTGAGTTACAACCTCACCACTTTCGAGGCACTGCGTACCGAGCATCCCGAATTCGACTGGGCCGCGTGGACATCGGCGCTGGCCGAAGGAGTCGACCGAACCGGCCCGGAATTGTTCGCCGAAGTGGTTGTGCGCCAGCCCGATTACCTGGGCGTCTTCGCCCGTCTGTGGGCCGAGACCGATCTCGCCGACTGGCAGGCGTGGGCCGCCTGGCGACTGCTGCACGCCCGCGCGCCGTATCTCACCGACGACATCGTGGCCGAGAACTTCGACTTCTACGGGCGCACCCTCACCGGCGCCACCGAGAACCGCGAACGCTGGAAGCGCGGGGTCTCGCTGGTGCAGGAGCTGCTGGGTGAAGCGGTCGGCAAACTGTATGTGGCCGAGCACTTCCCGCCCGAGGCCAAGGCGAAGATGCAGGAGATGGTCGCCAACCTCACCGAGGCCTACCGGCGCAACATCACCGAGCTCGCCTGGATGAGCCCGCAGACCAGGCAGGCCGCGCTGGCCAAACTGGAGAAGTTCACCCCCAAGATCGGTTACCCGGACCGCTGGCGCGACTATTCCGGGCTGCGCATCGACCCGATGGACCTGCTCGGCAACTACCGCAACGGCTGCGCCTTCGAGCACGACCGGGAACTGCGCAAACTCGGTGGGCCGGTCGACCGGGACGAGTGGTTCATGACACCGCAGACGGTCAACGCCTACTACAACCCGGGCATGAACGAGATCGTCTTCCCGGCCGCGATCCTGCAACCGCCGTTCTTCGACATGAACGCCGACGACGCCGCCAACTACGGCGGCATCGGCGCGGTGATCGGCCATGAGATCGGCCACGGCTTCGACGACCAGGGCGCCAAGTACGACGGCGACGGCAACATGATCGACTGGTGGACCGACGCCGACCGGGCCGAGTTCGGCAAGCGCACCAGGGCCCTGATCGAGCAGTACGACGTGCTCTCGCCCAAGGACCTGGGCGAGGAACATACGGTCAACGGTGAGTTCACCATCGGCGAGAACATCGGCGATCTGGGCGGGCTGTCCATCGCCCTGCAGGCTTACGAGATCGCCCTCGCCGCCGAGCAGGCCCCGGTGATCGACGGTCTCACCGGCTTGCAGCGGGTCTTCTTCGGCTGGGCGCAGGTGTGGCGCACCAAGGCGCGCGAGGAGGAGGCGATCCGCCGGCTGGCCGTCGACCCGCATTCGCCGCCGGAGTTCCGGTGCAACGCGGTGGTGCGCAATATCGACGTCTTCCACGAGGCCTTCGGCGTCGAACCGGGTGACGCGCTCTACCTCGACCCGGCCGAGCGCGTCCGCATCTGGTGA